The stretch of DNA GAGCAACATagcaaagaccctgtctcagacttTAAAAGGGTGCCTGGTGGGGCTAAAGCTCTtgagtagagcacttgcctaatgtGCTCAAGACCCTAGGGTCAATTTCCAGCACAAGGAGtgagggcagaaggaaggaaggaaattaagtGGCTATGTTCAGGGGGTTTTGGTATAAGCAGGTTTTTATTTCACATGCAGGCTCCCTTTGTTCAATTATCTGTTCTAATATAGTACTAAACTACGCACATAACGTGTGTGTAtttatagagaaaaagagagatcatATGTACTGTACGCTGTATTTTTCcagttacatacatacatatatacatacatacatattaataaagCTAATTTGAAAATTAGGTATATTAAAATAAGTTTACTGTGCTGGCTTatacctataatttcagcacttgtagtaggctgagacaggaagccagcctggactacatgagcctttgtctcaataaaaagaaagtaaagaaaaaaatcgtAGGGCCCAGGTAAGAGGAGGGAGGCATAGCTGGTGATCTCAGACTTATCAAAACTGAGATGGCTAAAGAAATGTTAGCTGGATGTGGTAGTGTATACCTagaatcccagccctctggaggtagaggcaggaagatcacaaattcaaTGCCATTTTGGGCTACATAGGCAGGCACTATCATGTTGAGTATTATAACTCCAAATGTACAAGAAATATGTTGGTTTGTATAGGCATTGACATAAAAGTGaatatttaattctaaaaattttcaattattttagttAAACACTGTTACTTGAGCATTGTATTGGAGATCATCCACTGTGTAGTGTCCATTGTGCATCATTGTTCCTTTCCTAAACATTTATTAATTGACAGTAGACTCTAAAATTAGAATTGAGAGGTGTAGCCCAATAGTAGAGTACTTGCCAACACATATGCAAGGCcctagaaacatacacacacaaaaaagtatcTTTTaggcctttattatttttgttgtctgttttatAGTACTGGGGTCAAGTCCGTCACCTCATGtgtactaggcaagcattctacccttGAGTTCCACCTAGCCTTCCATGGTTTCATCTTTATAGGTATTGAAAAAATGACACCTTCTTAGCTGTAAAATAGATAGAACATGAAAATGAACAGCCAGGGCAGTCCAGAAGACTTGGTAACATCCTGTGCATTTCTGTCTCATACAGTGGCCACATCACAGCTGAAGGAGGAGCTGCTAGATGGAGAGGATTATAGCTTCCTCCAAGGAGCATCTGACCAAGAAAGCAATGGCTCTGCCACCTTCTACATCAAACAAGAGCcatgaggtggctcacaaactAGGAGTGGAAGGGACTGTTTTACAGGACAGATTTGTCGTCATCCAGCTGTACAGCAGGCTATTGTACTGGGACATTTTGCTAAATACAGAAAAGTTCAGTTCCAGATTTTTCAGGTGGGGGGAAAACTATTTTGGTGGGGAGGGAATTTTTCAATTTATAAAGATGGACGATTTTTGTGTTGTATTTGAAGCTTTTGAAagaattttgtaatattttccaAGTTTGGATTTATGTGCATTGTTAACAAGAACTGAAATTCTAACTTTTTTGGTAAGATTAAAGTTTAGGTAGCAGGATTGAAGGAAATGATTAAGAAGGATATAGCTGTAAATGCGAATGAACTGTCATTACAAATGAACCTTCTTGGTACCTGTTGGGAGATTTTTGAATTTTAGAGTTAGGCCAGTCACATCTCCAGCTTCCTTTGCTGCAGAAATATGCAACTGAACCCCTCACAGAGGGCTCATCACCACGTAGATCACGGAAGGGGTCATTAACTGTGCTCGCTGATATTTTATTGCAGCCCATTTAAATGTTTGTACAGAAATTTTTTCATTCTGCTAAAATTTATTTGGAGTTGTATATGAAACTAGAACTCTGGATACTTTTATATGCTCTCCTTCAAGTAAAAATGATAAAGTTTCTAACACTAGAGTGTTAAACTGGAATGGTTGACAGATACCAGAATCTCAGTCTATATAAGGGGTCagggaaaatgaatattttcccaagtttattctattttccttGCTAGAGAATAAAGAACATCCCATGAAAAAGATACTCTTATCAAACCTCTGCCATTTCCCTCTGTCTGAGAGAGAGCAACTTGATTGATGTAACCACCCCAAAAACAGATGTTCTGTATTACCAATagaatcagataaaaaaaaaaagttgtttagaTTTCAGATCATTCCAGCTCCACTTTGAACTGTCCTGGATTTGTTAGAAACTTACTgaaagaaaacttaattttcttaaaattccatatacacacacatattgacTTATCTTTAATTGTAGGCAGAATTTATTTTAACAATAACTGATTTGGACCATTTTAAACATTccctattttaaaattcatatgacttcctttaaaaaataggataaaagggtaaatGGGTGAAAGGTttgctctctgcatttttctACCCTTCTACCGAGTTGTGACTGAATGAGCGCTCTAGAATTTACCAGTGAGGTTCATAAACTAAACTCTCAGGAATTCATTGCATCTGTTCTAGAAGTGCTTCTGGGTCTGAGCCTGGCCTCTTCAGAGTGGTAATACTCCCCATCTCCTCTGGAAAATAGGCAGGGCTAATGAGAAGTTAAAATGATTAACCTCTGCAGCCCTACAGCCTATGGAATGCTTTAAAAAAACGCTAATGGAAAACCCCAGGAGACATTTTAGGTAAgattttttgtttgacttttaaaTGCATAGAACGTTAAAAACCagcaatttattttctaaaatattgctCTACTTTTGGGAATAATAGCATTGGTAATACGCACAGGTTTACCTCATTCTATGCAAGAGGGGTTAATAACGTAAGGTTTTGTAGTAGCTACTGGAAGTAAAATGTGTTACTTTATAGTGTAAAAATGTATGGAATCGCATGTCACCATTTCTTAATACTGACTCTGGGGGCTAAATGCAGATCACATCAATGCAAGTTGAATCTCGTGTCAAATATATGTGAATTCAGCTGTAAAATTACTGGATATTTATCTTAAACAAGATTGCTGAGGGGGACCTACTGTAAATGTGACATCCTCGCACTTCCCAAATCTTTGAAGGATCTTCCCAGGAACTTCAAACCTAGAAGAGGTCCAAAGCAAATGTTATAGTCTTTATTCTCAGGCTCAGTGGATTAAATCCAGGACTGTGCTTCCATGGTACCAGCACAAGAAGCCTGTTGTATGGGGTGCACTCCTCGTAGCTTAGGTGTAGGAGTTCTCCAAGGAATGAACTGTAAGCCAGGAAAGATGTGATTTCATGCCAGCCAGTCCTGGTAATTAGTTCTGTGAAATGCTTATTTGTAGCCAGGTTCTACAAGCTTCCAATTCTACACCAAAACCAGGCTTGGCGTGTTTAGAATTCCCCACCTATATTCATTAAATGTTTATGTTCACCAAGAGTGAGGGGTTGTTAGGACTTGTTAGAGTCTATAAACACAACCCAGAGCCCTCTTCTTTGTTAAGACCCTCGCTCCTGCTGCTAACAAAGAATGTTAACCAGAGGAGACTTCCATTGTAGCCATAATATACTGTTCGTCATACAGCTCAGTACCCCTGTTCTCTCTCAAAGTTTAAAATGTACTGCTGaccttgggtttgtttttgttttcctgttaggAGCCTGGGAACTTTTAGTAGTTTAAACTTTTTAACCTTTCCCTTGCTGTGTATGAGGAAAGCTAAAGCTGTTATCAACTTTTTATTCTGCGGATACTAACACGGGttttcagtgtttgtttgtttttattattattaattttgtgtgaTGTGAATACCCTCGCCCATCAATATTTGTATTATGGTGCTATATATTTGGTAATGATCCTTTAATATTGGGGagggattttaaaaatactgtgatTAAACTGGGTATCTTcctttgattttcatattttaaataaagccacagtcatttatacaaaataaaataaaataaaataaaaatgcatctgTCCCTGGGCAACTTTTCAAGGACAGAGGCCAAAGTAAAGTACATAAGGTTTTTACATCATTTCTGTGTGCGTTTGATATATAGATCAATATCTGGAcaaatttaatcttttattttctggtaACTTGTGATTATTGAGGAAGTATTTGAAGCTTTCTCATGAAATGTACATAGCGTGAAAAATCCCTTCAGAGAAATTtatgttcctttcatttttacCAAAATGCAAATTTTCAGCATGGATGTGAAAAGCATTAAAATTATAACTTTGTGTACAAGATGAAAATAATTCACTAAATTTGCCCTtttttacacaaaataaaatgttaaagttAAGCATTATTTATCAGTTTTTTCAACATTTGTTTATCAAGGAGTGTGGGTGGATGTGctatggtgcacatgtggagacaAAAGTCAGTTCTTCACATGTGCGTCTTAGAGTGGGCCTGAGGTTGTCAAAACTCAGCAGCAGTCCCCTTTCATCTTGTGTGTGTTTCAAAGCCCAGCTTTCAAGAGCTGATTCTTTTCACTGTGAGATCCAAGAATTAACTAATTGGGCTTACCATATAATACTCTAACCTCTCCCTGAGACCACTTGCAATTAGGCAGAGTTATATCGCAAGTGGTGGAGTGGCTGTGTactcagcctccctccctccctttcctgagAGTATAAACAATCAACAGTAGGATGATCCTTTAGCTGAGCTCCCCAAGATGGCCATTACTTGCCTCAACAGAGAGTCAGGATACAAAGTAAAGGAGAAGAGTACTGTGAGAAGGAATTTCCCACCGTCCAACAGGCAATAAGACaccacttctgacctctgtacacCAGACTACACATGCAGTCTGTAAGAGAGAATAAAGCTTCAGGCTGGGAACTACATTAATTCCTCGCTCTTTAACCTATGTCTCGAGACTTTCTGCTAAGCAATGGAAACATAAATCTGACCTGcttgactttgtttctttgttgctaCATTTTCACACACCTATCTTGCAGAAATATACATTTCTCTATTAGCTAATGATCCCTAGCTTATTCTTCACAGTAAATAAGACTACTTTGTTTAATGCCATTATAATCATGGGACAAAATCACTTTAGTCAAATGAGTAAAGGACACTGCATCCAGTTCCAAAGtctttattgttttagaaaagatgATCCATTCTGTGGAATGAAGAGTTGTGCCCAGGGATCCATCAGTAATGCTGAGAACTATCCATCTCTACTCATACACCCAGTCATGAGCACAAGACTTGTAGTCAACCAGTTCTTCAGGCTTAAACCATAGACTGATCTCTTTCTCTGCACTTTGCACTGAATCACTGCCATGAATAATGTTCCTAAAAAAGAAAGCTCATTTATTATGGTGTATTACAGTGCCAGAGTCCATTTAATAGGTAACCGCAAAGGGCAGACACTGCAGACCTTTTCAAAGGCCCACCTGACACTGAATGATTACATCCCCCCAAGTATCCTAAAACCAACTGTAGGGCTGAGAGTGCTGTGAAATCCATTGGATAGGACTGAAGAGACTGATAAACGGttaacacttgttgctcttgcagttgcagaggacccaggtttcagttcacatggtggctcgcaacaaTGCACAACTCAGTTCCAAAGCATCTCATATATGTAAGCAGAACACtcagaaaaatctttaaatatcacaccaaaatttttttaaaaagcataaaagtgCCCAAATAAAAAGAGCCGTACGTCCAAGTTTTCTCTTCAAGAGTATTTATAACCCAAGATTGCTACGAGTGCCAAAGAAAAGTTCCTTCTGAAACACAGAAGCAGGCAAGCCTCCCAATCAAAAGCcaatcctggttttttttttccccttgggggGAGCTAGTCTCAAATTTCCTGTGCAGCTTTAAATGCCTGAactttctgattttcctgcctcccaaatgtgcCAGCTTATCTAATTTACATaggctggaaattgaactcatggCCTCCTTCATGCCAGGCAGGCAGTCTACTAACTAAGCTACAGCCTCAGCCCTCTGCATTGtcgctggctggctggctggctggctggctagttGGTTGGGTTTctgagagtttctttgtgtagccctggctgtcctagaactctgcttacagaccagactggcctggacctccgtgatctgcctgcctcccaagtgtggattaaaatcatacattttcttaattaaagtgATTTGCAAGCCATTGCTTATTAGTAACAATCCTTTTATGGCATCTGAATCTACAAAGTTTGGGTACAAATTATGGCTTAGGAAAACTCAGAGGGTTAGGTTTCACATGTTGAGGTTAAACCCTGTTTCCCATGTAGAAATTATCACATGCAGCTCTCTAGCTCTCTGTACAGTGAGTGTCTCAATTACAAATTTTAAGCAATCATTCACAGAAGTGTTTAGTGATAATTTCCATGTTGTATTTTCAGGTTTTCGTGAACTTGGGGTATGCCCAAAATGTTGTATGCTCCACTTCGAGTTAAAAGtgtattttcttccctctctctccctctctcaacacacacacacacacacacttacctgcCAACTTGAATGCAAAAATCCCCTCGAATGGTGCCTGGCTTAGAGTCAGCTGGATTGGTCTCTCCCAGCATCATTCGGCCTGTCTTCACCACATTGAGCCCCTCCCAGACcttaatagaagaaaaaagctACTGAGACAGAACCATTAAGGACGCTGATTTATGACATTGTGGTCAGATAACCTCAACAGAGCAAGAATCTGTGTTTTAAATTCACTTCACAAGTAGGGTATAGGAAGACTACTCAACTTGAGGATACACAAGTTACAAAGTCTGGAGAAAGATCAGTAATCAGTGGGCAGGGCCTCCCTGGGAAAGCAAGATGGCAAGTACTGCAGGGAAGAGAAGGGCTAGCCTAGGAACTGGAAGTACTCTGAAACAATTTCAGTGTCTTTCCTTACACTCTGTGATCATCCTCAGGGGACACCAAAACCACCCAGAAGACACTATACCCAGAGTGCAGAGCCAGAGAACTTTTGCACTACAGATTATATACTTCAG from Microtus ochrogaster isolate Prairie Vole_2 chromosome 7, MicOch1.0, whole genome shotgun sequence encodes:
- the LOC101991825 gene encoding nucleoside diphosphate kinase B; this encodes MANLERTFIAIKPDGVQRGLVGEIIKRFEQKGFRLVAMKFLRASEEHLKQHYIDLKDRPFFPGLVKYMNSGPVVAMVWEGLNVVKTGRMMLGETNPADSKPGTIRGDFCIQVGRNIIHGSDSVQSAEKEISLWFKPEELVDYKSCAHDWVYE